A stretch of the Deltaproteobacteria bacterium genome encodes the following:
- a CDS encoding nucleoside hydrolase has translation MPKITFTLILLAFPVFFLLYSCSNNSNGQDNKTRIFISTDIAAGLVGGWRAGPADTDDPYAVELISTYADAEVLGAAVVRGNDIQPAEIFAAIETFNVTPGFWNGPILSGAVEPLPTPDSVMWTGSPGPPETLDDLCVNEGVLALANLLTESNQKITILAIGPLTDIACLVLNFPETLKNIKEMVYLAGRAPGEVLKYPFSDVIFTDFNVQQDLRAAQIVLEQSDIPVTFITFSLSSSTLYTREQIDSLLEPECGARAKLLSRASQDRMNDLEEGLNLNGMDTFDINAAYYIAKPELFICEEAGFEFVQCTIGTPGVYNGADNPCAGHGPDQQSGLNTESEQLWVGPTLLGSSRSVRSCVSYINEAELERFETGTIDVFCDGGVWSELPE, from the coding sequence ATGCCTAAGATCACATTTACACTTATTTTATTAGCGTTTCCGGTCTTTTTTTTGCTGTACTCGTGCTCAAATAATTCAAACGGGCAGGACAATAAAACGAGAATATTCATTTCTACGGACATTGCCGCGGGGCTTGTCGGCGGCTGGCGCGCCGGACCGGCGGACACTGACGACCCGTATGCCGTTGAACTTATAAGCACTTATGCCGATGCCGAGGTGTTGGGCGCGGCGGTAGTCAGGGGAAACGATATACAGCCCGCTGAAATATTCGCTGCTATAGAAACGTTTAATGTCACTCCCGGTTTCTGGAACGGCCCCATACTTAGCGGGGCGGTCGAACCCCTCCCGACGCCTGACTCCGTCATGTGGACAGGTAGTCCCGGGCCCCCTGAAACTCTGGATGACCTATGTGTAAACGAGGGGGTTCTGGCTCTGGCTAACCTGTTAACAGAAAGTAATCAGAAGATAACAATCCTCGCAATCGGCCCCCTTACAGACATAGCGTGCCTGGTTCTAAACTTCCCTGAAACATTGAAGAACATAAAAGAAATGGTGTATCTCGCGGGACGAGCGCCCGGGGAGGTGCTCAAGTATCCGTTCTCGGACGTAATATTCACCGATTTTAACGTTCAGCAAGACCTCCGCGCTGCACAAATCGTATTAGAGCAATCAGACATTCCTGTCACATTTATTACATTCTCCCTTTCCTCAAGCACGCTTTACACGAGAGAACAGATTGATTCTCTCCTTGAGCCTGAGTGCGGCGCAAGGGCCAAACTCCTTTCCCGGGCATCCCAAGATAGAATGAATGACCTGGAGGAGGGTCTCAACCTAAACGGAATGGACACATTCGATATAAATGCCGCTTATTACATAGCCAAACCGGAGCTGTTTATATGTGAAGAGGCGGGGTTTGAATTTGTGCAATGCACCATTGGGACGCCGGGTGTTTATAACGGCGCTGATAACCCATGCGCCGGGCACGGACCCGATCAACAGTCCGGTCTTAACACGGAGAGCGAGCAGCTTTGGGTAGGCCCGACCCTCTTGGGGAGCAGCCGCTCTGTTAGATCCTGCGTCTCATATATTAACGAGGCCGAGCTCGAAAGGTTTGAAACCGGAACTATAGATGTATTCTGCGACGGGGGTGTCTGGTCAGAGCTTCCGGAATAA
- a CDS encoding MlaD family protein — protein MRNQRVLNFRVGLFVLITLSLFILIAFLLFGEQRFFEKSYTLTTSFKNTAGLIKGAAVRLSGVRIGAVTNIDFAQHPVGDKTINVVMKVNKEGMERLNPDARATIKTEGLLGDKYVEIVPGEEPPLARLPDTLAIESQTPVEFTSIIGQSGDLLANIISISESLDKIVKGFGEDENIKNISKTIASVKASSEAIQENLEAIKKSNGILNTMIYGPKDRSGKKIDENTLVKLNKTIAKLDRVLNQINDGDGTLHSLIYDDKLSNDIDDTMANIKTASAKLNGENGVLTELQETMSNFREVSEMLRGGEGTLGALLIDPSVYDSLKGILGEADRSKFVRAAVRYLIDQEKAEQSEESGN, from the coding sequence ATGAGGAACCAGAGGGTACTGAATTTCAGAGTCGGTTTGTTTGTGCTTATTACATTAAGCCTTTTTATTCTGATTGCTTTTCTTCTGTTCGGAGAGCAGCGTTTCTTTGAAAAGAGTTACACGCTTACCACGTCTTTTAAAAATACGGCGGGCCTGATAAAGGGCGCCGCTGTCAGGCTCTCCGGAGTACGCATAGGCGCTGTAACAAATATAGACTTCGCTCAACACCCCGTAGGGGACAAAACAATCAACGTTGTAATGAAAGTTAATAAAGAAGGTATGGAGAGGCTCAATCCCGACGCCAGGGCTACAATAAAAACCGAGGGTCTTCTCGGGGATAAATACGTTGAGATAGTACCCGGGGAAGAGCCGCCTCTGGCGAGGCTTCCCGACACACTGGCTATTGAAAGCCAGACCCCGGTAGAGTTCACGAGCATCATAGGACAGTCGGGTGATTTGCTTGCGAATATAATAAGTATTTCCGAAAGCCTCGATAAGATTGTAAAGGGCTTCGGCGAAGATGAAAACATTAAAAACATTAGCAAAACAATCGCCTCCGTAAAGGCGAGCTCGGAAGCTATTCAGGAGAATCTGGAAGCTATAAAGAAAAGTAACGGCATTTTAAACACTATGATCTACGGGCCAAAGGACCGGTCTGGAAAGAAAATCGACGAGAATACCCTGGTCAAGCTTAATAAGACAATTGCGAAACTCGATCGGGTGCTCAACCAGATTAATGACGGGGACGGTACGCTTCATTCCCTGATTTATGATGACAAGCTGTCAAATGACATCGACGACACAATGGCTAATATTAAAACCGCATCCGCCAAGCTGAACGGCGAGAACGGGGTACTGACAGAGCTTCAGGAAACGATGTCCAATTTCAGGGAGGTATCCGAAATGCTGAGAGGGGGCGAGGGTACGCTGGGCGCTCTGTTGATCGATCCGAGCGTATACGACAGTCTGAAGGGAATACTCGGCGAAGCGGACCGGAGCAAATTCGTAAGGGCCGCCGTCAGGTATCTGATCGACCAGGAAAAAGCCGAACAATCCGAGGAGAGCGGCAACTGA
- the purH gene encoding bifunctional phosphoribosylaminoimidazolecarboxamide formyltransferase/IMP cyclohydrolase yields the protein MNKIRRAIISVSDKEGITNFAKGLREFDIEILSTGGTAKRLRDGGLEVTDISSYTGSPEILGGRVKTLHPKIHGGILALRDDETHIEQMNDNGIEPIDMVVVNLYPFEEVIKNEGVSLGEAIENIDIGGPTMLRAAAKNYQFVTIVTRPEDYKDLLKELKKNKGAVSPETNFRLAAKAFSYVARYAAAISNFLGAIESEDEKTKFPPSITLHFEKRMKLRYGENPHQDGSFYVLPEVGEPCISNSVQLQGKELSLNNIYDTDAALEAVKDFSETACVIVKHNNPCGVATDESLVEAFLKAKACDPVSAFGGIVAFNREVDEVTASELAGMFLEVVIAPEYSEKALDVLSSKGNLRVMKTPPLTTNNKPGLDFKKVVGGALIQDRDSGIEDDFKDMKVETKRQPTDEELEALKFAWKVCKHVKSNAIVFARSGQTVGIGAGQMSRVDSVKIATMKAMLPTEGSVLASDAFFPFRDGIDEAAKAGITAIVQPGGSIRDKDIIEAADEHGMAMVFTGFRHFKH from the coding sequence ATGAATAAAATTAGAAGAGCAATAATCAGTGTTTCCGATAAGGAAGGCATAACCAATTTCGCGAAGGGCCTCAGAGAATTCGATATTGAAATCCTCTCCACCGGAGGGACCGCAAAGCGCCTTAGAGACGGGGGGCTGGAGGTAACGGATATTTCCAGCTACACGGGCTCTCCCGAAATACTGGGGGGACGGGTTAAAACACTGCATCCGAAAATTCACGGCGGAATCCTTGCGCTGAGAGACGATGAAACCCATATCGAGCAAATGAACGATAACGGCATCGAGCCCATAGATATGGTGGTAGTCAACTTATACCCCTTCGAGGAGGTTATAAAAAACGAGGGCGTAAGTCTCGGCGAGGCTATAGAGAATATAGACATAGGCGGTCCGACAATGCTGAGGGCGGCGGCTAAAAATTATCAATTCGTTACGATAGTTACGCGCCCTGAGGATTACAAGGATTTACTAAAAGAATTAAAGAAGAACAAGGGGGCCGTATCCCCCGAGACCAACTTCAGACTGGCGGCGAAAGCGTTTTCCTATGTCGCGCGCTACGCCGCCGCTATATCGAACTTCCTGGGCGCTATTGAATCGGAGGATGAAAAGACCAAATTCCCCCCGAGCATTACGCTGCATTTCGAAAAAAGGATGAAGCTCAGATACGGTGAGAACCCCCATCAGGATGGATCTTTTTATGTGCTGCCGGAAGTAGGGGAACCGTGCATTTCCAATTCCGTTCAGCTTCAGGGAAAGGAGCTGTCCCTCAACAACATTTACGATACGGACGCCGCGCTTGAAGCCGTTAAGGATTTTTCGGAAACGGCCTGCGTGATTGTAAAACACAACAACCCATGCGGGGTCGCTACGGACGAGAGCCTGGTGGAGGCGTTTCTCAAAGCCAAAGCTTGCGACCCTGTGAGCGCGTTCGGAGGGATAGTGGCTTTCAATAGGGAAGTTGACGAGGTCACCGCCTCGGAGCTGGCCGGCATGTTCCTTGAAGTAGTAATTGCTCCCGAATATTCGGAAAAGGCGCTTGACGTGCTCTCGAGCAAGGGGAATTTGAGGGTAATGAAAACCCCGCCATTAACCACGAATAATAAACCCGGCCTGGATTTCAAGAAGGTTGTCGGCGGGGCTCTAATTCAGGATAGGGATTCGGGAATAGAGGATGATTTCAAGGATATGAAGGTCGAGACAAAACGCCAGCCTACCGACGAGGAGCTCGAGGCCCTGAAGTTCGCGTGGAAGGTATGCAAGCACGTGAAATCAAACGCTATAGTTTTTGCCCGTAGCGGACAGACGGTAGGTATAGGAGCGGGACAAATGAGCAGGGTGGATTCTGTAAAGATCGCGACGATGAAGGCGATGCTGCCCACTGAGGGCTCCGTCCTGGCATCGGACGCGTTCTTCCCCTTCAGGGATGGAATCGATGAAGCCGCCAAAGCCGGAATCACGGCCATAGTGCAGCCCGGAGGATCAATCCGGGATAAGGATATTATCGAGGCCGCGGACGAACACGGAATGGCTATGGTATTTACCGGATTCAGACATTTTAAACACTGA
- a CDS encoding DsbA family protein has protein sequence MKITVFYDYICPFCYLTATRLDALSREFDLEIDWKGVEIHPEFPPQGKKLSKSIKSLKRVAIIKDTALEEGEGVKLPGFVTNSRLSLEASEFAKTMNRFREFHHGIYEAYFVKGQNIGDMNIILQVGEKASLEKTALEECLKNRTMYDRIEENKKEAGKNSVLGVPTLFLERFPVHGNQSLETLRKLIRRAIEKS, from the coding sequence ATGAAAATAACCGTGTTCTACGACTATATCTGCCCGTTCTGTTATCTGACAGCAACGAGACTGGACGCTCTAAGCCGGGAATTTGATCTTGAGATTGACTGGAAGGGGGTCGAAATTCATCCCGAATTTCCACCGCAGGGTAAAAAGCTCTCGAAGTCGATTAAGTCCCTCAAACGAGTAGCGATAATCAAGGATACTGCGCTGGAGGAGGGGGAGGGGGTTAAACTGCCGGGCTTTGTAACCAATTCCAGGCTCAGCCTCGAGGCATCCGAATTCGCCAAGACAATGAACCGATTCAGGGAATTTCATCACGGCATATACGAAGCCTACTTCGTCAAGGGCCAAAACATAGGGGATATGAATATTATCCTTCAAGTGGGTGAAAAAGCGTCTCTTGAAAAAACGGCGCTGGAAGAATGTCTTAAAAACAGAACCATGTACGACAGAATAGAGGAAAACAAAAAAGAAGCCGGGAAAAACAGCGTATTGGGGGTTCCCACGCTGTTTCTGGAAAGATTCCCGGTCCACGGTAATCAGTCACTTGAAACATTGAGAAAACTTATTAGAAGGGCCATAGAAAAATCCTGA